One genomic window of Medicago truncatula cultivar Jemalong A17 chromosome 1, MtrunA17r5.0-ANR, whole genome shotgun sequence includes the following:
- the LOC25483636 gene encoding F-box/kelch-repeat protein At3g23880, which produces MEEETTATTRQLRPTTSTGTLTLAAKKFLRKLWNYLISNTKRKQPVAQLPLDVVAEILCRLPVKCLLRFRCVCKLWNSLISIDRSFANKHLRVSTKRHHVVTSSLNYPPKLTVMSYPLDSFQLNSSFTSDATFSFDHSFLYQLNTTFYSRILVGSCDGLPCFAIGEHITVIWNPSTRKLKKLPSSKIPQKKDAIGNNSFTNYAFGYDPFIDNYKIVSVFCYDSQYVGNRMKSCKTQVQVHTLGTDSWRRISDFPSTMVPRGRNESGIIVSGTVNWFVYSIVSPRRAIVSFDLGKECYQEISEPNHGINAGLLDLGYDKGLLVHIFSFRIFY; this is translated from the coding sequence ATGGAAGAAGAAACTACCGCCACCACGAGGCAGCTGCGACCAACCACCTCCACCGGAACCCTAACACTTGCAGCCAAGAAGTTCCTCCGCAAGTTGTGGAATTATCTGATTTCAAACACCAAGAGGAAGCAGCCGGTGGCTCAACTTCCGTTGGATGTCGTGGCTGAAATCCTGTGCAGACTCCCTGTCAAGTGTCTCTTACGATTCCGCTGCGTCTGCAAGTTGTGGAATTCTCTCATCTCAATTGATAGAAGTTTTGCAAATAAACACCTTAGAGTGTCAACCAAACGCCACCATGTCGTCACAAGCTCATTGAACTACCCACCAAAGTTAACTGTAATGTCTTACCCATTGGACTCTTTTCAACTCAACTCTAGTTTCACCTCTGATGCCACGTTCTCCTTTGATCACTCTTTCCTTTATCAACTAAATACTACGTTCTATAGCCGCATTCTCGTTGGTTCTTGTGACGGTCTCCCTTGTTTCGCTATTGGTGAACATATCACCGTTATTTGGAATCCTTCAActagaaaattaaagaaactacCGTCTTCAAAAATTCCACAAAAAAAAGATGCAATTGGCAATAATAGTTTTACTAACTATGCTTTTGGCTATGATCCTTTCATTGATAATTACAAGATTGTTTCTGTTTTTTGCTATGATTCTCAATATGTTGGCAATCGCATGAAGAGTTGCAAAACTCAAGTTCAAGTTCACACTTTGGGTACAGATTCATGGAGACGGATTTCGGATTTCCCTTCTACAATGGTCCCTCGTGGTCGTAATGAATCAGGAATAATCGTCAGCGGCACAGTAAATTGGTTTGTATATTCTATTGTGTCTCCTAGGCGTGCCattgtttcttttgatttagGGAAAGAGTGTTACCAAGAGATTTCAGAGCCTAACCACGGAATTAATGCCGGTTTACTCGACCTTGGGTATGATAAGGGATTGCTTGTGCATATTTTCTCATTCAGAATATTTTACTGA